The following proteins come from a genomic window of Eubalaena glacialis isolate mEubGla1 chromosome X, mEubGla1.1.hap2.+ XY, whole genome shotgun sequence:
- the MCTS1 gene encoding malignant T-cell-amplified sequence 1 yields MFKKFDEKENVSNCIQLKTSVIKGIKNQLLEQFPDIEPWLNQIMPKKDPVKIVRCHEHIEILTVNGELLFFRQREGPFYPTLRLLHKYPFILPHQQVDKGAIKFVLSGANIMCPGLTSPGAKLYPAAVDTIVAIMAEGKQHALCVGVMKMSAEDIEKVNKGIGIENIHYLNDGLWHMKTYK; encoded by the exons ATGTTCAAGAA atttgatgaaaaagaaaatgtgtccaACTGCATCCAGTTGAAAACCTCAGTTATAAAGGGTATTAAGAACCAATTGTTAGAACAATTTCCAGATATTGAACCATGGCTTAATCAAATCATGCCTAAGAAAGATCCTGTCAAAATAGTGCGATg CCATGAACATATAGAGATCCTTACAGTAAATGGAGAGTTACTATTTTTTAGACAAAGAGAAGGGCCTTTTTATCCAACCCTAAGATTACTTCACAAAT atCCTTTTATCCTGCCACACCAGCAGGTTGATAAAGGAGCCATCAAATTTGTACTCAGTGGAGCAAATATCATGTGTCCAGGCTTAACTTCTCCTGGAGCTAAACTTTACCCTGCTGCAGTAGATACGATTGTT GCAATCATGGCAGAAGGAAAACAGCATGCTCTGTGTGTTGGAGTCATGAAGATGTCTGCAGAAGATAT TGAGAAAGTCAACAAAGGAATTGGCATTGAAAATATCCATTATTTAAATGATGGGCTGTGGCATATGAAGACATATAAATGA